The Ricinus communis isolate WT05 ecotype wild-type chromosome 8, ASM1957865v1, whole genome shotgun sequence sequence TTTGAAGCAATGTGAAAcgattaaatataattttcgaTATAAATAACTGATGCAATTCAAAATCACactaaaaactaattttaatatatatctattcaAAAAAAGTCAAACACTCAACAAACacttttaattctaaatatttctaatttaatttttcagtcTGGTTTAGGTTTCTGAGCCTATATTCAACACTATTTCTAAGAATGTAAAATTCTGACGAGAGAGAATCAACATAAATGACAACTTATGCCTTGCATTCCGGTCCACCTTGCAGTATGGGCCGGAGGCAGGAACATACGTGCATGCAAGACACAATCTCACAATTTagttatcttatttattttttcttaaatttgagGTTGTggtaaaataaactataaaaattaatattatataatttaaaattacatattaagaaattttttttattttataaaatattaatttttacttatacATTATACGATGGttataatgattttaaatttaaacaataatgtaaattaaatttataaataaaattaaataaaattttaaatattttataattatttacaatctttttatgaataacaataaattaagtatttttaatatctttttaattttccttatggtaaacttaaattttatatattaaaaatagtacaaatattaaaatgtatcaaaatatagtaacgttcattaaaaaattatatctcaaatttgatataaatatatatatatatatatatttatttatttatatatttatattatagataaataaaattaaaaattaacataattagtattatattcttttatttttaattagtcaaactttaaataattaaaaatcaatttattttatgcaaatgataaaataaattatctataaaggctaatataatataatttttaaaaattcttttatactaaaattttatattattggtgaatgaaactaatttttacatatttcacaatttaaatatttcatcaatatattattggtaatttcataataaaagattttacatttttataatgGACATtaatattcatcattcataagataatatttattatttactataaCTATGTTTGTTTTACAttcaatcaattttttaatgttcATTATTTTAGTGAACAATACCCATCATTGATGATCTACATGttcattaatttgttattgaaaattcaataattataaatttatatatatttcttaaattaccatgaaatatttattttcagatgaaaatggtgttatttttcataaaagtCAGATTCATTATTCTTGTGATAcatattgaaataattttgtgataaataataagtattaattatttataagcataatattcattagtttgttaatagatatttattaatttatttaaacatatatatatatatataatataaattatttttacagttaataaataaaaaaatcaaagtaaaattattttataaaaatttatattatagcataaatattattttagtaaaataaaattaataaattaataaattaataaatcaataaatatttagtatcagtttaataaaatataaattaagaaaaaagacatCCGTCAAAATTCTAATCTATACGTCAGAATTCTAACAACCACGTGACAATGCGGTCCGGGGTAGAGGGGATAAGCCTCAACACAGACTGACATGCTATGCTTGGTTATGTTGACGGGGCAATCGCTGCTAATATTGTTGTACCGAAGGCCCAGAAAGAAATCCAATCTCATTCGAAAGCCAGGCCCATATTTACCATCGTTCTGCACCCTGTCTTAGCCAACAAGTCTGATCAAGATCCccttataataataaactttCTATAcaaccaaaacaaaaattaaatcaaatcaagACTTTCACACAATTGATTCGACTCTGTTTTGCTCTCTTTCTTCACTCATAGCTCTAATTTCTGATCCAATAATCAACGATGGCTCCGACAATGGAGACGTCCGAACCCGCGCAGCTTTCAGGACCCGAATCAGCTTCTGAGAGAACCCTGTAAGCCAATTTCGCCTCTTTTAATCTTTCGATTTTAAGGATGATTAATCTTCATGAATCTGAAACTTTTAGTTATTGCATGTTGAGGAGGTTTTATTTAAAGAGTGTGATTTTGGAACCCTAGCGAGTGTTGCATCTATTTATGTTATATAATCTCTTgctctttaaaaaaaaaaaaatgtggTGTAGTTATCCTTACGTGACTGGGACATCTGTTGTTGCTTTGAAATATAAAGATGGCATTTTGATGGCTGCTGACATGGGAGGTTAGTTtctatgtttattttattttattttatttttttaatttttataggtTTTGATTCTTGACTGATTATCTGCTGCTTGGGTTACATTGAcacttagaaaataaaaataaaaagctctTTTGTTGCTTTCATTCCAtgtattttcttgttattgaCATCATTATGTGGAAGGATTAAAAGATTAAGATCATAGTTTGAGTTTGTGTTCAAGTAATTAATGCTATTTCTTTTTAAGCATAAAAATGCTGCTGTTCATTTAGCTATGAGTCACTTACTTGATTTTGTGTCTTCTTTCCATGCAATGCAACCAAAATCTCTGCATCCATGGTCATGTTTATTTCGCAAAGTTCCTCCATTAGGTTGTAATCCTAGCATATCAGAATGGAGTTAGCAACTTGCTAGCTTTATAGCTTGTTGAAGATTTAGAACTTATGTggtttttcattttgtttagCTCAAAAATTACTTAAGATGTTATACTTGAGCAATCAGAGCTGGGTTTTGTGGCTGGTTTCTTTTTGGTGCATGTCTTTAAAGTTTTCACTCATCGCACGAAAtgtatgaaaattatatttggcCTAGGTGTCACATCTGGATACTAGATAGTGCACGATAGTGTTGATCACTGTGGAATGTcctatatttattctttttattcatattaaataagaaGATTGTGCTCAGCAAACATACTTGAGAGAtattaaccttttttttttgctgcACTCTTGCGCTTAATTTCATCCTTAACCATGTTGCTTCTGCACAGTATAGGGCTGTACTGTTAAGACTCTTTGTATTTTATGGCTTGCGTgttcctttttgtttcttaCATTCCCTATCTCCTTGCCATCCGATGGAATGAATTGTATTCTTTCTTCTCTGGAACCGAGCtgcttttaacttttttttgaTGATCTGTATTTGGTGCATTTCTGCCATTTATAATGTATCTAGGCTGAATGGTGATCAAAAGTTTCTATTGTATCATGAAATTGCCAGCATCTTACGGATCCACCTTGCGGTACAAGAGTGTGGAGCGAATTAAGCCTATCGGGAAGCATTCTCTTCTTGGTGCCAGTGGAGAAATTAGTGATTTTCAGGAGATTCTTCGCTATCTTGATGAGCTTATGTAAGTGTAGGTTGCTGTAGaattgaaaaacaaaagggaaaaagagtAAACATATATGTAAACTTATGCTGTATTTTCTTAACTAAATGTTTTGGCGGACAACAAAAAGCTGGGAGGTTGTTCTAATTTGTATTGCTTGTAGTCCCAAGGTACtgttaattaatatgtttgaAAATCTGCAGCCTGTATGACAATATGTGGGATGATGGAAACTCTTTGGGTCCCAAAGAGGTGCACAACTATCTGAAAAGGGTGATGTACAATAGGCGCAACAAATTTAATCCGTTGTGGAACTCAGTTGTTCTTGGTGGAGTGAAAAACGGACAAAAGTATCTTGGCACGGTAAGCTTCAGATGTGTTTTTTGCCTTTATGCTTAGCCATAGAGTGAACAAGCTGCTTGCTGGTTAAGAATAAGTTCATTATGTTGCTGAACTGCATTTTTCAGGTCTCTATGATTGGAGTAAATTATGAGGACAATCACGTAGCCACTGGATTTGGAAATCACCTTGCACGGCCATTACTTCGTGATGAGTGGCATGAGAACCTTAGTTTTGAAGACGGTGTCAAGTTACTGGAGAAATGCATGCGTGTCCTGCTTTATCGTGATAGGTCTGCTGTGAACAAGCTTCAGGTTAGTTTCTCTTTTATCTATATGAATGTAACTATGAAATCATCTCCGATTATATGCAGGAAAGTAGTAAATTTTGGCATAGTTTGATTGCTCTTCGCTATGTATTTGATTCATAGCTTCGTTGAGATATCAGTTTTCCCCATTGCCCAATACAGCATTTTTGGGCCTGTACCTCCTTGATGCTATGTTCTAGGAACAGTTAGTTAATGATCAATAGGGAATCAAACTGCTAGTACTAATTCATGTAGATGTTGAGTGGGATGCTTAATTGTTGGTACAGTAGATGCATCTAGTGTCATGAATAAAGCATAGGGGACACAGAGACCTTTGATCAAATATTGGAAGTAGAAATCCCTTGCCTTTTGTAATCTCCCTAGATTATGGGCTGTGTCTGTATCGTTCCTGTGAAAGTtcagagaaataaaaagaagaatggtACTTCCTTTGATAAAATAGTAGGGGCATGCTTTTGTACCATGCCAATAGTTTCCTTGTAGAGCAGAATGTCTAATTCCATAAGCATTCTGTCTTGGTAAATCTCTCTCTTCTTATTGGCTTATTTAAGAAATGGGATTATAGATGGAAGCAAGCGAGAAAATACTGTTGAATGCTTAAAATACCATGGTACCGCTGCGCACTGTGGAAGCCATGAGatgaaaggaaaaacaaaaaaagaatttcttaaaTGTGACGTTGAAAGGTCAGGAGAGACACTTTTATTATGTAATACAGTTGTCACAATTCTTTTCTACGAATGATCTCTTCTTTGAAAACTAggtagagaaaaagaaaggatgtCAAAGGGGGTATATGTGATTCTGAAATCTGATGTTAAACTCTCTCATGTCTATAGTGAACAATATTAACAATGTTTTTAAGATGTTAGCAACACTAGGTCTGTCATGCAGTTTAAATGTGCATTGTCTGTATGTATGTGCCGAATATGTTTCCTCACACACGCATTCAGAGATTCTTTCTGGCTAATATTGGAAGATACTTCGTTTGTGAGTCTtagattatttaaattagcATTTCTGGGTAGCTTGTTTTGGCATGGGCTTAGGCATAAACTAAGCTCTTAGAAGGGCTCAGACTGGTGATCCAAATGAAATTGTTCTTTGGCTGGTGATCCATCTCTCATCTGTAATTGGTGGTAGTAAGTCCATGTTCCTGTGTCTAAATGAAGTTGTTATTTGGGTTCAATGATGTCAATCAACATTGATgcgtttcttttttttctgaatGATCTATTTTCTTCCTAAATTGATACTTGACGTGTtctacaatttaaaaaaaattgcagaTAGCTAAAATTACTGAAGAAGGTGTAACAATTTCACCCCCATATTCACTGAAGACATTCTGGGGATTCTCTGCATTCCACAATCCAACAGTTGGTGCAGAAGGGTCATGGTAGACTAGTGTTGTTGCTCTCCTTCCTTAgtctaaatttccaaaatatGGAGGAATGTGTCAATTTGTTGCCGCATTGCCCTAATGTTTAGAGCTTTCAGTACTGCTGTGTTTAATGTCGTATTAACTTTCTTACATTTCATTTTGCTGTTACTGGTTAAAGATTGTGCAATccttgatgatattttgatcATTAGACCTTATTAGTAATGATTGGTGGAGAGACCAATTCAAATGGGGGGTTTGCcaaagttaaaaaaagaaaaaagaaaaaaagggtaCTATTGCTCTGACCCCGTGTTGTAAATCGACACCTTCTACCTAAAGAAGCAAGCAGAAGCCCTTTCCTCTACGTTGCAATTGCTATTTGTGGCCTAAAAAACTGCAATTCACTAGCCATGCTCTTCCCTTCCTGTTAATAGTACTGTTTGGCCAAGTGGAAAGAGGAATGAACCTTCGATTTTCTCGACAGTGTTTCTTTTGGAACAAAATATTGCTACAATAATAGATACTGTAAAAGAAATGTCCGCACTAGAGGAAAGCATTTCTGCTGTCAAGCATAAATTCTTTCCCACTCTCTTCTATCAAAATTGTGATGTCTGATAATCTAGACAAGTGATGGTGAGTTGTTTGTGATATGTGCAGCTTCGCTGTTTAGCCATCCCATGCTTCAGAGAAATTAACCTCTGAACTGTGATTTCCGAAGATATAATACAAAAGAGTAGTGGTGGAGATTTTCCTCGTACTATGCTCATTTTACCTGAAGTCATACGATGATATTctcctttttttctaaatctgTCAAGGAACATGAAGAGCTTCTTCAGCATTTTCACAGTTTGGTTCATTCATACGGTATAATGCTctcagaaaagaaatcatatatTGGGCAATCTGAAATGGATTTTCTTGGCCTAAAATTGAAGAACAGGCAATATGAAGCAGGCCCTCATTTGGCTCAAGAATTGTGGCATTTTCCTGAAGAGAATCTATTAAAAAAGCAAGTTCAACAATTTCTGGAACAGAATAAATTATACggaagaaattaaattgagaattgaaagaataaattgtacggaagaaattaaattgagaatggaaagaagggaaaaaaagaaacctgGCAAAAGTTTCATCCTCACTTTATGTCTTTGATGTATTGCGCACTGGCAAGGTTTCCTCCGCTGGAGAGATGATACCGGCGCAGGCCTGCCTCTTTCCCTTAGGGGATCATCTATTTGGACGCGACGGTGCCATATCTCCTGCGTAGCAAACCTCTTAAGTGCTTCTCATTCATGGTATAATAATACAATACCATTGGATTCCATGctcgagagagagagagagagagacagaaaAGGAGACGAATgaacattatttcttttcccGTTGAATATTCTTATCCTATCTGGATCCTCCTcccatcatatatatatacacagagagagagagagacagagagagaggCTGTTGTGGCTGCGTACATATAATTAAAGACAATTTTGAATTATAATGATGTCACTTGTAGTACGTAAGTTTTTTGTATGATGTGCTGGTTGGCTAGTTATTATATGAAGAAGAAGTATATTCATTCAAAACCCATTTTTACATGAAGCACGTGTAATTATGTAGCCTCCACTCCACAAAATTTTCATGGGACTGCCAGTcaaatttgcaaaagaaaaaataaaatagagagaAAAGGGCACTGCATGTCCATGTCTTTTAAACAAGTGAGCTGGAAAATACATGTTACTCGTTTCCCTTTCCTGTTCATTGATTTTGTCCCTATAAGGCGACTTGCTTTTGCACCATCACCTTACCCTGATCCTTGATGATCCTCGGGTGCAAGCAAGGTTCATggcaaaacaaaagaaaagactgTGTTTTGATGGTACATCACTTCCATGAAAAAGGAACCCTTCTGTAGCATTTGATTTCTTGCAAATTTTTTGCCCCatgtctttaattatatactaaattaataggtaatatttattaattttaaaaaattgagattATCTTAATTATCCAAttccaaaatataaaaatctattatttttttattggtgatagtgtatatatataatgtaaataaaaattattctaatttctttACCGTACTTATACATGAGCTATGATATTGTATTTGCATAGTAAGATTAACCATTATAGTGCATCGTATATTTCCTAACTAGCTTATAATAGTTAACCATAGCTAGTGGTCTCAAATATTGAAACAAGACTTTTTAACATTTGATACAGAATTATTTAAGTTCATGGTTAGCATTCATTAGAGACCatccctttttctttccttgccTCACTTTCTTGCAGAGTATATATGCACGTAGTAGTT is a genomic window containing:
- the LOC8286016 gene encoding proteasome subunit beta type-4, translating into MAPTMETSEPAQLSGPESASERTLYPYVTGTSVVALKYKDGILMAADMGASYGSTLRYKSVERIKPIGKHSLLGASGEISDFQEILRYLDELILYDNMWDDGNSLGPKEVHNYLKRVMYNRRNKFNPLWNSVVLGGVKNGQKYLGTVSMIGVNYEDNHVATGFGNHLARPLLRDEWHENLSFEDGVKLLEKCMRVLLYRDRSAVNKLQIAKITEEGVTISPPYSLKTFWGFSAFHNPTVGAEGSW